TCGGTCAGGTCCTGGAAACGATTCGCAAAAATGCCGACTCCAGCAGCATCGTCTACTTCTACGTGGTTGACGCTGAAGATCGACTCGTCGGTGTGATCCCCACACGTCGACTCATCACCGCCGACCTCGAAAAACCGGTAAGCGAAGTGATGTACCACTCGGCCATTGCGATTCCACACGACGCCACCGTGCACGAAGCGGTGGAGTACTTTGTCCGGCATCGATTCCTAGCGCTGCCGATCATCGACGATGCGGGGAAGGTTGTCGGCGTCGTCGATGTCAGTCAGTTCACCGATGAAGTGTTCGAAGTCGCGCGGCGCGATCAAGCCGACGCGGTGTTCGAGGCGCTCGGCTTCCATCTTTCGAGCGTGAAAGATGCCTCGGCGCTCACCGCCTTTCGCTTTCGCTTTCCTTGGCTGCTTTGCACCGTCGGAAGTGGAACGATCTGTGCGCTACTTGCTGGCGTGTACGAAACAACGCTGCAAGCCAATCTAGTAATCGCGTTTTTCGTCGCACTCGTCCTGGGGCTTGGTGAAAGTGTCGCCATGCAGTCGATGACTGTGGCGATTCAAGTACTGCAAGCTGTCACGCCCACTTGGAGGTGGTACTTCGGTCGGCTGCTGCGCGAAGGTGCGACCGCTGCTCTGCTCGGACTCGGCTGCGGCGCGACAGTGGCCGTGATTGTGCTCGTTTGGCGACAAGACGTGATGGCTGCCTCGGTGATTGGCGGCAGCATCGGAATCTCGCTGGTCCTGGCTTCGGTCGCAGGTCTCACGGTCCCCTGCATGCTGCATGCGCTGAAGCTCGATCCCAAAATCGCAGCGGGGCCGATGGCCCTCGCGCTCGCCGATTTTTCGACGACCCTGGTCTACTACAGCATCGCAGCTTCGGTACTCGGGCCGTAAGCCTGGCAAGAGCGTTTTACAACTCGCCATCAGCGGCACGCTGAGCCTCTTCAATCACTTTGTCGGTGCTTGAGGGATCAACGCGCCGACAAGCTTCAGTCAGCTGCTCGGCGATTTCGTCGAGGTCGAGTTTCCACTGCTCGGCTGTCACCTCCGGGGGGTGAATCGTGCTGAGTTCTTTCAGCAGTAGAATCATCCGGAGCAAATGCCGAAACAGCACACCTTCCTGCTTTTGTAGTCCCCGACTAGTAACATATTTCTCGAAATTTCCAGCGAACTGGAGCACTTCTCCAGCGACCCAGCAGGGCTGCGTGAAGAGCGAATGGACATCGTGATAGTCGGCGTCGAACTGTAGCCTTAGCTTGTCGGCGAGCGTCAGAACGCGCGGGCGAAGTTCAAACGGCAACGCCATGATCGCGTCGTACTCTTCGTCGGAAACTTCAGCACCGAGTTGATAGGGTGTCGCTAGTCCGCGCTGCAAAAGGGCGATGTTCAGCTTCTCGGTAGCGAGTGGTCCGGCAGGCATATCGCCCAAGGGTGGCACGCGGCAATGGCGCGCGACACTTCCGGGAAGTTCGAGCACACTTTCGAACGCTTGGATGCGCTCTTCGCGGCTGGCGATGCCAAGCTGATCGACGATGTAAACACCGTAGAGCGGGTTGATCGAGCGGAGCTTCGTGAGTCGCTCGAGCTGTGGCGTGGGGTGGGCGTGCTTGGCCTGATAGGGTGGCGGAAGATTAGGGTCGACTTCGTCTTCTTTTTTCTTCTTCGTCGCAGGCTGATTGGTCGCCACTTTCTTCACCGGAGCAGGGGCCGGCGCGCGACTGCCGAAGGTGAGCATCGTTGCTGCGGGTACTGCCGCACCAGCGTTTTCTGCTGGTTTCTCGCTAGTTTCTGGGGTTTCAGCAGCAATTGGTTTGCCACTCTTGTCGATCTTAGGCGATGGAGGATCGAGTGTGACGTAGCCCGCAGCTTCGAGGGTTCGAAGCATTCGGTCGAGTATTTTTTGTGCGCCGATTTGTTTGCCACTATCAAGCAGTCGCTTGCTCACCAAATGGCGAATGGGCTCGACGTCGCTCGATGCTTCGAGCAGGTAGGCCAAGAGTCGCCAAGGCAACTGACCTCGGCTCGAAAGCTTCAGTGGCGCTGCGGTTCGTAGCTGCTCGAACTGCGCTTGTCCCCAGTACTGCTCGGTGCTGCGGCGAATCGGTTTCTTGCGATTGAGTTCCTTGCGCGCGCGGATCAGATTCGGGTCTTTGGTATCCTCGGGAATCTTGTCCGCTTTCTCTTTCCATCGCAGGATTTTTACATCGTCTTCGTGAGCCAAAGAGAAGACGTGACCTTGCCTGTCGTATTGCGGGCGACCTGCACGACCGAAGATCTGATGCGCGCTGCTGGCGTCGATCAGCTTCTTATCGCCGGGCTTCCCTTTGAGCAGTGTCGGGAGCAGTACCGATCGCGCAGGAAGGTTGATGCCGGCAGCCAAAGTCTCGGTACAAACGCAAACCGTTAGTAACTTCTTTTGAAAGAGTTCTTCAACCACTCGGCGATACTTTGGCAAGATTCCGGCATGATGCAGGCCGATTCCGCGCTGCAGAATGGCTTTGAGTTTGGGGCCGGCACCCTTCGACCAATCGTGCTGCGCGAGTTCGATTTCGAGAAGCTTCTTTTGCGCATCGCCGACAAGTGGTTTCCCCTTAAGCGTGTCGGCGACGTCCCAGCATTCATCGCGGTTAAAGCAAAACACGAGCGCCGGCGTGAAGCGGAGTTCTTCGGGACCTTCCGCCATCAGCTCGAGTTGCTCGGTCAGCAGCTGATCGCCGACCCAGTGGAACGTGAGAGGGACTTTGCGATCGAACGACTGCACAAGCTCGATCGCGCGGTCGTGCGAGTTCTTCAGCCACATACGGAATTCAAACGCGTTGCCGACGGTGGCCGACAGCAGCAGTAGTCGCACATGCGCGGGCAAAAGGCCGAGCGAGAGTTCCCAAACCATGCCACGCTCGGTGTCGGCGAAGCTGTGAAATTCGTCCATCACGACGGCGGAGACATCAGCAAAATCGAACGCCTCTTTGTGGAGCAGGCGGTTCAGGAGAATCTCGGCCACCACCACCAAAATCTTCGCCTGCGGATTCACCCGTCGGTTGCCAGTCACCAGCCCCACGTCGTCGGCCGAGAATCCCCAGCGGACGGCAGAGGCTTGGACATCGGCAAACTTTTGCTCGGTGAGGGCGATCAGCGGAGTCGTGTAATAGGCCTGCTTGCCGGTGTGTAACGCTTCGAACAGAGCGGCTTCGGCGATGAGCGTTTTGCCGGTGCCGGTCGGCGCGGAAACGAGCACCCCCTGATCGCTCGTGAAGTAGGTGAGGATCGCTTCTTCCTGCACCGGATAGGGTGGGTAGGGGAGTGAGTCGAGATAGCGGCTGGCAATTTCATCGCGCGAGGGGATTTCGTTCATAGCAGCAGCTTAGGGAATTCTCGCGCGAGTGGTACCCGACCCCTCTCACCCGCGAGATCTTTTCGCGAGGCAAGATCGCAGCCAATGAAACAGTTGACTCGCCCGGAAGGGTGATGTACGAAAGGTTCGCTCCAGCCGTGTTTTGGGTGAGCTGTGAGCTGTACAGGTGGACCACGAAGGTCACGAAATGCGCGAAGGTGGGATTTGAGTGGGAGTTTGAAGATGGAGTTCGAGGAGATATCGAGCAGGGTGATTGGCTGCGCGATCGAAGTTCATCGGCATCTTGGACCGGGGTTACTGGAATCGGCTTACCAGCAGTGCTTGGCTTATGAACTGACAAGTCGGGGAATTAGCTTCGAGCTTCAGCACCCGATGCCAGTGCGATACAAAGGGATTTTGCTCGATTGCGGCTACCGTATCGACATGCTGGTAGAGAAGTTTTTGATCGTGGAGCTGAAAAGTGTCGACGTCATCAAGGGGATTCATGAAGCTCAACTGCTGACCTACATGAAACTTGCGAGCATCAGGGTCGGACTACTGATTAATTTCAACAACACCACGCTAAAAGCCGGAATCAAGCGTTTCGTACTCTGATGGCTTTGCTCCCTCATTTTTGCTCCCGAATTACTTCGTGTATTTCGTGTTCTTCGCGGTCAATTTCGCCGGTTGTTGCTCCGTGTTTGTTTCGCAAGATGTTTCTGGATAAAGACTTGTGTCTTGTGTGTGAACCTGCTAGTTGAGGCGGCTGTCTCTCAGGACTTGCTTGTCGAAGAGGGGCTTTTGTGAATTGCCACGACTGTCGTGTAGATTAGGTCCTTTAGTCGCCGCAATCGCCAAAGTCGGCTTGTTGGGCGGCTTTGGTGTAGAATTCCGGAGTCTAACGCCGGTTCCGGACGCTTGAAGCGGCGACGTTTCTGGCATAATCTGAGATGTTTTCGACAAGCGGATCGGTGCGGAGATTCTCGGGGCGAGCGGTGTCGCTCGGCGGGGCTTCGCACTGGTTGTCCGGCCGATCGATTTCGAGCGCTGGCTCCAAGCCATGGTGGCTGAGTTCAGCGGCAATTGTTTACCGTTCGTAAGAGGATGCACATTTATGTCCACGACTTCCACCAGCTCGGCGAAGGGCAATAGCCCAGCAAGCAGTTCACAAATGATGAGCGGCGCCGATATCCTCGTAAAATCGCTGGTGGATCACGACGTCGAAGTAGTCTTCGCCTATCCAGGTGGCGCGAGCATGCCGATGCACCAGGCACTCACGCGCTACAAAGATCGTCTTCGCACCATTCTTCCACGTCACGAGCAAGGTGGCGCGTTTGCCGCGCA
This window of the Pirellula staleyi DSM 6068 genome carries:
- a CDS encoding CBS domain-containing protein — its product is MAGATPTCTDQVLDHARRDMLLLKEGMTVGQVLETIRKNADSSSIVYFYVVDAEDRLVGVIPTRRLITADLEKPVSEVMYHSAIAIPHDATVHEAVEYFVRHRFLALPIIDDAGKVVGVVDVSQFTDEVFEVARRDQADAVFEALGFHLSSVKDASALTAFRFRFPWLLCTVGSGTICALLAGVYETTLQANLVIAFFVALVLGLGESVAMQSMTVAIQVLQAVTPTWRWYFGRLLREGATAALLGLGCGATVAVIVLVWRQDVMAASVIGGSIGISLVLASVAGLTVPCMLHALKLDPKIAAGPMALALADFSTTLVYYSIAASVLGP
- a CDS encoding DEAD/DEAH box helicase, which codes for MNEIPSRDEIASRYLDSLPYPPYPVQEEAILTYFTSDQGVLVSAPTGTGKTLIAEAALFEALHTGKQAYYTTPLIALTEQKFADVQASAVRWGFSADDVGLVTGNRRVNPQAKILVVVAEILLNRLLHKEAFDFADVSAVVMDEFHSFADTERGMVWELSLGLLPAHVRLLLLSATVGNAFEFRMWLKNSHDRAIELVQSFDRKVPLTFHWVGDQLLTEQLELMAEGPEELRFTPALVFCFNRDECWDVADTLKGKPLVGDAQKKLLEIELAQHDWSKGAGPKLKAILQRGIGLHHAGILPKYRRVVEELFQKKLLTVCVCTETLAAGINLPARSVLLPTLLKGKPGDKKLIDASSAHQIFGRAGRPQYDRQGHVFSLAHEDDVKILRWKEKADKIPEDTKDPNLIRARKELNRKKPIRRSTEQYWGQAQFEQLRTAAPLKLSSRGQLPWRLLAYLLEASSDVEPIRHLVSKRLLDSGKQIGAQKILDRMLRTLEAAGYVTLDPPSPKIDKSGKPIAAETPETSEKPAENAGAAVPAATMLTFGSRAPAPAPVKKVATNQPATKKKKEDEVDPNLPPPYQAKHAHPTPQLERLTKLRSINPLYGVYIVDQLGIASREERIQAFESVLELPGSVARHCRVPPLGDMPAGPLATEKLNIALLQRGLATPYQLGAEVSDEEYDAIMALPFELRPRVLTLADKLRLQFDADYHDVHSLFTQPCWVAGEVLQFAGNFEKYVTSRGLQKQEGVLFRHLLRMILLLKELSTIHPPEVTAEQWKLDLDEIAEQLTEACRRVDPSSTDKVIEEAQRAADGEL
- a CDS encoding GxxExxY protein; this translates as MEFEEISSRVIGCAIEVHRHLGPGLLESAYQQCLAYELTSRGISFELQHPMPVRYKGILLDCGYRIDMLVEKFLIVELKSVDVIKGIHEAQLLTYMKLASIRVGLLINFNNTTLKAGIKRFVL